Proteins encoded in a region of the Panicum hallii strain FIL2 chromosome 3, PHallii_v3.1, whole genome shotgun sequence genome:
- the LOC112884231 gene encoding uncharacterized protein LOC112884231 — MVGCTQLLMILFLDNIRRPNGVVADSNPFCIPRICTYSYKLIKALTDDEYDNIQLIEWEKTCYNNKDKVQEDELVEVLGEVHEDDLDEPEPKQRDPTAVYEEFVLNKTRDSIYLDMFDHTMLESRFVEYFKPGGYMDSTILDLQCRLWGEERDDRIILSQSAARGLITTGSQSSRRSLRLELKEEKLEKTAQIFIPLLHSKHWFLIVDETVHFLDSLPTPSRAMIAVSMFCYT, encoded by the exons ATGGTAGGTTGTACACAGCTGCTAATG ATTCTTTTCTTAGACAACATCAGGAGACCTAATGGCGTTGTGGCGGATAGCAATCCGTTCTGCATCCCAAGAATCTGCACATATAGCTACAAGTTGATTAAGGCCCTGACAGACGATGAGTACGACAACATTCAA TTAATAGAATGGGAAAAAACATGCTACAACAACAAGGATAAGGTGCAAGAGGATGAGCTGGTGGAGGTCCTGGGTGAGGTGCATGAGGATGATCTGGATGAGCCTGAGCCTAAGCAGAG GGACCCAACAGCTGTGTACGAAGAATTTGTTTTAAATAAAACAAGGGACAGCATATATTTGGATATGTTTGACCATACTATGTTGGAATCAAGATTTGTTGAATACTTTAAGCCAGGAGGATATATGGATTCCACAATATTAGATTTACAATGCCGCTTGTGGGGTGAAGAAAGGGATGACAGAATTATCCTTTCTCAGTCTGCTGCT AGAGGATTGATCACTACTGGGTCTCAATCTAGTAGACGATCACTAAGATTAGAGCTTAAAGAAGAAAAGCTAGAGAAGACGGCGCAG ATATTCATCCCGCTTCTTCATTCCAAACATTGGTTCTTGATTGTGGATGAAACCGTACATTTCCTTGACTCCTTGCCTACACCATCCCGAG CTATGATTGCGGTTTCCATGTTTTGTTATACATAA